One Hevea brasiliensis isolate MT/VB/25A 57/8 chromosome 5, ASM3005281v1, whole genome shotgun sequence genomic region harbors:
- the LOC110651751 gene encoding xylan glycosyltransferase MUCI21 — MVHCHRYHQLRKGEHAEDDEALAFVCANSGYYKRKRPKLLSLLLLSLLSCCLILLPHLFCSSSAFSLLYSFVIENDDELVADVKAPLCSSISNGTICCDRSSFRSDICIMKGDVRTQSASSSIILYTSSNTSTLIKEDGQFQREMIKPYTRKWETSVMDTIDQLDLISKQEKSAIHHQCDVTHHVPAVVFSTGGYTGNVYHEFNDGILPLYITCQHLNKKVVFVMLEYHSWWMMKYGDILSHLSDYPAIDFSGDKRTHCFPEVIVGLRIHDELTVDPSLMQGNKNIVDFRNLLDKAYWPRIKGLIQQEELEAEKKLEQKVQSLSPSSGNLLDFRKDVQEAKMKRPKLVILSRNASRAITNGDLLVKMAEGIGFRVEVLRPDRTTELAKIYRSLNSSEVMIGVHGAAMTHFLFMKPGSVFIQVIPLGTEWAAETYYGEPARKLGLKYIGYQIMPRESSLSDKYDKSDPVLQDPRSIAQKGWQYTKKIYLDSQNVRLNLARFQKRLIRAYQHCKKMDTHLHLHHHSH; from the exons ATGGTGCACTGCCATCGTTACCATCAGTTGAGGAAAGGTGAACATGCGGAAGATGATGAAGCTCTTGCTTTTGTCTGTGCAAACTCTGGTTACTACAAGAGGAAAAGACCTAAGCTTCTTTCTCTTCTGcttctttctcttctctcttGTTGCCTTATTTTGTTACCTCACCTGTTTTGCTCTTCCTCTGCTTTCTCTCTCTTGT ATTCATTTGTTATAGAAAATGATGATGAGCTTGTTGCTGATGTAAAGGCTCCGTTATGTTCTTCAATTTCGAACG GAACCATATGCTGTGATAGGAGCAGTTTTCGTTCAGATATCTGTATTATGAAAGGAGATGTAAGAACACAATCTGCTTCTTCTTCAATCATCCTCTACACCTCAAGTAATACCAGTACTTTGATTAAAGAAGATGGGCAATTCCAGCGTGAAATGATCAAACCTTACACTAGAAAATGGGAAACAAGTGTTATGGATACAATTGATCAATTAGACCTCATATCAAAGCAAGAAAAATCTGCAATTCACCACCAATGTGATGTCACACATCATGTACCGGCGGTGGTCTTTTCGACAGGAGGCTATACTGGAAACGTTTATCACGAATTCAATGATGGGATTTTGCCTTTGTACATTACATGCCAGCATCTGAACAAGAAAGTTGTGTTTGTTATGCTTGAGTATCATTCTTGGTGGATGATGAAGTATGGGGACATTCTTTCGCATCTTTCGGATTATCCTGCAATTGATTTTAGTGGGGATAAGAGAACTCATTGCTTCCCTGAAGTCATTGTTGGTCTCAGAATCCATGATGAACTCACTGTGGATCCTTCTTTGATGCAAGGGAATAAGAACATTGTCGATTTTCGAAATCTCCTAGACAAAGCCTATTGGCCTCGAATTAAAGGTTTGATTCAACAGGAGGAACTAGAAGCTGAGAAGAAACTAGAACAGAAAGTTCAATCTTTATCCCCATCATCAGGAAACTTGTTAGATTTCAGAAAAGATGTTCAAGAGGCAAAAATGAAGAGACCTAAATTGGTTATCTTATCTAGAAATGCATCAAGAGCTATAACTAATGGAGATTTGTTAGTGAAGATGGCTGAAGGAATTGGATTCAGAGTTGAAGTTTTGAGGCCTGACAGGACAACAGAACTGGCAAAGATTTATCGGTCGCTTAATTCGAGTGAAGTGATGATTGGTGTTCATGGTGCTGCCATGACTCATTTTCTGTTTATGAAGCCTGGTTCAGTGTTCATACAAGTGATTCCTCTTGGAACAGAATGGGCAGCGGAGACATATTATGGAGAGCCTGCTAGGAAACTTGGTTTGAAGTATATTGGGTACCAAATTATGCCCAGGGAAAGCTCATTGTCTGATAAATATGATAAAAGTGATCCTGTTCTACAAGACCCAAGAAGCATAGCACAAAAGGGTTGGCAGTACACCAAGAAAATCTATCTTGACAGCCAAAATGTGAGGTTAAATCTTGCAAGATTTCAGAAAAGATTAATTCGTGCCTATCAACACTGCAAGAAAATGGATACCCATCTTCATCTTCATCACCATTCTCATTAA